A stretch of the Sphingomonas sp. CL5.1 genome encodes the following:
- a CDS encoding 2-methylaconitate cis-trans isomerase PrpF family protein, with product MTAGMLSIPAVFMRGGTSKGLFFHVRDLPQDRSARDAIFLRALGSPDSYGRQLDGMGGGLSSLSKAVIIGPPTREGADLDYTFVQVSVGAPLVDYGGTCGNLASAAGQFAVDEGLIATKGAMAIVRIHAVNTGKVIRAHVPVRDGKARVDGALVIPGLSFGGAPIRLEFVDPDGSRTGRLLPSGQPVDLLDIAGVGSIRASLVDAVNPCVFVGAADLGLTGAELPEELDADVASRALLEAIRAAAGVRMGFGATPEAVSHDSQSSPKIALVAPARTMRTLDGASLDSGSLDLCVRMISMGQSHRAVPLTGALCVAVAARIPGTIVHDALANSARGQGDLRIGTASGVVPVAAEVIAADGGFRTHSAVAYRTARRLMEGNVLVPILA from the coding sequence ATGACCGCGGGCATGCTCTCGATTCCCGCCGTGTTCATGCGCGGCGGTACCAGCAAGGGGCTGTTCTTCCACGTCCGCGATCTGCCGCAAGACCGGTCTGCCCGGGATGCGATCTTCCTGCGCGCGCTCGGCAGTCCGGACAGCTACGGACGCCAGCTCGACGGCATGGGCGGCGGCCTGTCGTCGCTTTCCAAAGCGGTCATCATCGGGCCGCCGACCCGCGAGGGCGCCGATCTCGACTATACCTTCGTCCAGGTCTCGGTCGGCGCTCCGCTGGTCGATTATGGCGGGACCTGCGGCAACCTGGCCTCCGCGGCAGGCCAATTCGCGGTCGATGAAGGACTGATCGCCACCAAGGGCGCCATGGCGATCGTGCGTATCCACGCCGTGAATACCGGCAAGGTCATCCGCGCGCACGTCCCCGTCCGCGATGGCAAGGCACGGGTCGATGGCGCGCTGGTGATCCCCGGCCTCAGTTTCGGCGGCGCGCCGATCAGGCTCGAATTCGTCGATCCCGACGGCAGCCGCACCGGGCGATTGCTGCCTAGCGGACAGCCGGTGGACCTACTCGACATCGCCGGCGTCGGCTCGATCCGGGCCTCGCTCGTCGATGCCGTAAATCCTTGCGTGTTCGTTGGCGCCGCCGACCTCGGGTTGACGGGAGCCGAGTTGCCAGAAGAGCTGGATGCCGATGTCGCCAGCCGGGCGCTTCTCGAAGCGATCCGCGCGGCGGCAGGGGTTCGCATGGGCTTCGGCGCGACGCCCGAGGCGGTCAGCCACGACTCGCAATCCAGCCCCAAAATCGCGCTGGTCGCGCCGGCCCGCACCATGCGCACGCTCGATGGCGCATCGCTGGATAGCGGCTCGCTCGATCTTTGCGTGCGCATGATCTCGATGGGCCAGTCGCATCGCGCGGTCCCCCTCACCGGGGCATTGTGTGTCGCGGTCGCTGCCCGCATCCCCGGCACGATCGTACATGATGCCCTAGCAAACAGCGCACGCGGTCAGGGCGATCTCCGGATCGGAACCGCTTCGGGCGTGGTGCCGGTGGCGGCCGAGGTGATTGCCGCCGACGGGGGTTTTCGAACGCACAGTGCGGTCGCCTATCGGACGGCGCGCCGCCTGATGGAGGGTAACG
- a CDS encoding VOC family protein: protein MNTTPNPVQSLHHFAYRCRNAEETRHFYEDILGMPLVHTVYHEHVPSTGEYHPYFHIFFQMQDGGCLAFFDLLDDTEYTPDPKTPAWVNHLAMNVASREDLSVAKARLEAHGIEVLGIVDHKIFDSIYFFDPNGIRLELAYQTAGAEKLAELAADAHASLALRDAKFAARRAKLAGEASL from the coding sequence GTGAATACGACCCCCAATCCGGTCCAGTCGCTGCACCATTTCGCCTATCGATGCCGGAATGCCGAGGAGACGCGGCATTTCTACGAAGACATTCTCGGCATGCCGCTGGTGCACACCGTCTATCACGAACATGTCCCGTCGACGGGCGAGTATCATCCCTATTTCCACATCTTCTTCCAGATGCAGGACGGCGGCTGCCTTGCCTTTTTCGACCTGCTCGACGACACCGAATACACGCCCGACCCGAAGACACCGGCCTGGGTCAATCACCTCGCGATGAACGTCGCATCCCGCGAGGATCTCTCCGTCGCAAAGGCGCGGCTGGAAGCGCACGGGATCGAAGTGCTCGGCATCGTCGATCACAAGATCTTCGACTCGATCTATTTCTTCGACCCGAATGGCATCCGCCTCGAGCTGGCCTACCAGACGGCGGGCGCCGAGAAACTGGCAGAGCTGGCAGCCGATGCGCATGCTAGCCTGGCGCTTCGTGACGCGAAGTTCGCGGCACGCCGGGCGAAGCTTGCGGGCGAGGCATCCCTTTGA
- a CDS encoding alpha/beta hydrolase, translating into MLEELLQAIPIEAGTIQSGLELHSGIARLYPRVYGNLVRIAGSRATTGIIIVHPMSNFHGHHLLQPIATSGIPILGLNTRYAGNDAVVILENCLLDIDAAIRWVRERHGWQKVILCGFSGGGPLVSLYQRQAENPTITATPAGDPPDLTKTRLAPANALLLIAASPSRSQLYQEFIDPSVIDERDPDRRDPEFDLYAPGREPPFDRGWLAEYRLRQKARVQRIEDFVVAELKRLTGLGIRDRAFITHRTVADPRFLDLTIDPDDRAVGTIWGDARAANEAPGPMGRMSTLRNWLSIWSPTHSNGDSLKNLPHVSVPIGMMPMTADQGTMMVHGRAIRDAAPAHLVDFFPLKGMTHYFYNQPEGFPMAVNTIRSWMGRWGLADGAQGASQ; encoded by the coding sequence GTGCTCGAAGAATTGCTTCAGGCGATCCCGATCGAGGCCGGCACAATTCAATCCGGTCTCGAACTCCATTCGGGGATCGCGCGCCTCTATCCGCGCGTCTACGGCAATCTCGTCCGGATAGCCGGGTCACGCGCGACGACAGGGATCATCATAGTCCATCCGATGTCGAACTTTCACGGGCACCATTTGCTGCAGCCCATTGCGACGTCGGGCATCCCCATCCTGGGCCTGAACACGCGCTACGCGGGCAACGATGCCGTGGTCATCCTGGAAAACTGCCTGCTCGATATAGACGCAGCGATCCGTTGGGTGCGCGAGCGTCACGGCTGGCAGAAAGTGATCCTGTGCGGCTTTTCAGGCGGCGGCCCGCTAGTCTCATTGTACCAGCGCCAGGCCGAGAACCCCACGATCACCGCCACGCCCGCCGGGGATCCGCCCGATCTTACCAAGACGCGGCTGGCACCCGCCAACGCACTGCTGCTCATCGCGGCGAGCCCCTCGCGCAGCCAGCTCTACCAGGAATTCATCGATCCGTCCGTGATCGACGAGCGCGATCCCGACCGGCGAGACCCGGAATTCGACCTCTACGCTCCGGGGCGCGAACCACCTTTTGATCGCGGTTGGCTCGCGGAATATCGGCTGAGGCAGAAGGCACGCGTCCAACGCATCGAGGATTTCGTTGTCGCCGAACTCAAGCGCCTCACCGGATTGGGAATCCGCGACCGCGCGTTCATCACGCACCGCACCGTTGCCGACCCTCGCTTCCTCGATCTGACCATCGACCCCGATGATCGCGCCGTCGGCACGATCTGGGGCGATGCGCGCGCCGCGAACGAAGCGCCCGGCCCGATGGGGCGGATGTCGACGCTGCGCAACTGGCTGAGCATCTGGAGCCCGACTCATTCGAACGGCGACAGCCTGAAGAACCTGCCGCATGTATCGGTGCCGATCGGCATGATGCCAATGACGGCAGACCAGGGCACGATGATGGTCCATGGCCGCGCGATCCGCGATGCCGCACCTGCCCATCTCGTCGATTTCTTCCCGCTGAAGGGCATGACGCACTATTTCTACAACCAGCCCGAGGGGTTCCCGATGGCGGTAAACACGATCCGATCGTGGATGGGGCGGTGGGGGCTGGCTGACGGCGCGCAAGGGGCAAGTCAGTAG
- a CDS encoding enoyl-CoA hydratase/isomerase family protein: MAERYDHILYEVENEVAHIVLNRPEKLNALGMGPGSSRDEIARALTIASEDESIGCVLIRAAGRAFCAGGDLSRVGGKIVSDTARDNQIFNEDVIRFNESVRRVRKPVIAAVHGLCLGTAMGFVAQCDFVIAADTARFGLIEGRIGHPGASDLVPVIGAAWTKYLIFTGEMIEAWRAERIGLVLAVEPEALLLERAVDLAERLARMPREALHLNKACIEGVLESSGRAAGRVAGRAHDAITKTMSSVAKAPDGRYFEDILRAEGMEGLKTARAGQYSTPWLPASGSKYESGRKR; this comes from the coding sequence ATGGCGGAGCGTTACGATCACATTCTCTATGAGGTGGAAAATGAAGTCGCGCATATCGTCCTCAACCGCCCGGAGAAGCTGAACGCGCTTGGCATGGGGCCGGGGTCGAGCCGGGACGAGATCGCGCGCGCGCTGACCATTGCCAGCGAAGACGAATCCATTGGTTGCGTGCTGATCCGTGCGGCCGGGCGTGCCTTTTGCGCCGGGGGCGACCTCAGCCGGGTCGGCGGCAAGATCGTGTCCGACACCGCGCGCGACAATCAGATTTTCAACGAAGACGTAATTCGCTTCAACGAGTCCGTGCGCCGGGTGCGTAAGCCCGTGATCGCCGCGGTCCACGGCCTGTGCCTGGGGACCGCGATGGGCTTCGTTGCGCAATGCGATTTCGTGATCGCCGCGGACACCGCGCGGTTCGGATTGATCGAGGGGCGCATCGGCCATCCCGGCGCGTCCGATCTCGTTCCCGTGATCGGAGCGGCCTGGACGAAATATCTGATCTTCACCGGCGAGATGATCGAAGCCTGGCGCGCCGAGCGCATCGGCTTGGTGCTTGCGGTGGAACCCGAGGCGTTGCTGCTAGAGCGCGCGGTTGATCTTGCCGAGCGCTTGGCGCGGATGCCGCGCGAGGCCTTGCACCTCAACAAGGCCTGCATCGAAGGCGTGCTCGAGAGCAGCGGCCGCGCCGCGGGAAGGGTCGCCGGTCGCGCGCACGATGCTATCACCAAGACGATGAGTTCGGTCGCGAAAGCCCCCGATGGTCGTTATTTCGAGGATATCCTCCGCGCCGAAGGCATGGAGGGGCTGAAGACGGCTCGCGCCGGGCAATATTCCACGCCTTGGCTGCCGGCATCCGGGAGTAAGTATGAGTCAGGAAGGAAGCGTTGA